A stretch of the Salarias fasciatus chromosome 3, fSalaFa1.1, whole genome shotgun sequence genome encodes the following:
- the sema4f gene encoding semaphorin-4F, with protein sequence MSLGGVMLLLFPVLLLCGGSGAATLGGPGEAVLGRGTFGKMGNFSTFLLNRTSGMLFLGATDAILAVDTNRMNQSPRTITWDVPEEKRRSCVAKGKTEVDCRNYIRLLEFLGNGKIYVCGTYAFDPQCAFLDLSSFTLEKAEEGGVRMETGKGKCPFEPSQHYTAVMADGVLYTAATSNFLGTLFDISRATGPEQERIRTERSIHWLSDPEFVSSAFIQESAGGNLAGDDDRIYFFFTEVAKEYDLYTKVKVPRVARVCKSDVGGMKTLQRRWTTFLKAQLVCEDKPSGQRYNVLKDVFTTQHSPGDPGSTHFYGLFTSQWELDELSAVCVFSLSDITKVIDGPFKELKKNCENWINHEPIPTPRPGQCLNNALKAEGFESSLKLPDKVLTFVRDHPLMENSVTAAPLLVRKGVKYTKLAVTLSGGEEEERRGAVLHLGTDRGELHRVAVVGQNATLLEERALFPSPEPVNNILLHESWALVGSPLSLARIPAVGCALYTTCEVCARARGLGCVWSATEEACRESPLDPGPDDFVDAALRKCPAGEGRCSPTPRVLRVTRDMRILLPCVQLSPRPCSWEYPPHRHTRQHHSDLEVTVGDDSVGTYVCTCQEAGPDIRDPTPCRRAEYQLTLEDPVIGGTGSTPGGRHVLAIYIVFFFAGLVLGVFLLYFVTRRRSLARQGRHLPDNSLSSEKGRDLLGSSATPQSPSSASLLSEGFRLTEKRNGTSTTTTTLLSNQGNGGHHSNSYSGSLIHSNSSNGHGNSLYGNCNAGSGGLKFASEILAADMLDGRTGERERARPEGGEREAGEGDEVDEGLGDGLKVLDEELASFPMFKSPAPLAKCEESSI encoded by the exons aAGCCGTCCTGGGCCGAGGGACGTTCGGGAAGATGGGGAACTTCAGCACCTTCCTCCTGAACCGCACGTCGGGGATGCTCTTCCTGGGCGCCACGGACGCCATCCTCGCCGTGGACACCAACAGAATGAACCAAAGCCCTCGCACG atcacCTGGGACGTGCccgaggagaagaggaggtctTGCGTGGCGAAGGGAAAAACCGAG GTGGACTGCAGGAACTACATCCGTCTGCTGGAGTTTCTGGGAAACGGAAAAATCTATGTGTGTGGGACGTACGCCTTCGATCCCCAGTGTGCCTTCCTG GATCTTTCATCCTTCACTCTGGAgaaagcagaggaaggaggCGTGAGGATGGAGACGGGGAAGGGAAAATGTCCTTTTGAACCCAGCCAGCATTACACAGCTGTCATGGCGG acGGGGTCCTCTACACAGCAGCCACCAGTAACTTCCTGGGAACGCTCTTTGACATCTCCAGGGCAACGGGTCCCGAGCAGGAGCGCATCCGAACGGAGCGATCCATCCACTGGCTGAGCG ACCCGGAGTTCGTCAGCTCCGCCTTCATACAGGAGTCTGCGGGCGGAAACCTGGCGGGAGACGACGACAGAATCTACTTCTTCTTCACCGAGGTGGCCAAAGAGTACGACCTCTACACCAAAGTCAAAGTGCCGCGGGTGGCCCGGGTCTGCAAG TCCGACGTGGGGGGGATGAAGACGCTGCAGCGGCGCTGGACCACCTTCCTCAAGGCCCAGCTGGTGTGCGAGGACAAGCCCAGCGGGCAGCGCTACAACGTCCTGAAAGATGTGTTCACCACGCAGCACAGCCCGGGCGACCCCGGCAGCACACACTTCTACGGACTCTTCACCTCCCAGTG GGAGCTCGACGAGCTGTCCGCAGTGTGTGTCTTCAGTCTGTCCGATATCACCAAAGTGATCGACGGTCCCTTCAAGGAGCTGAAGAAAAACTGTGAGAACTGGATCAACCATGAACCTATTCCCACGCCGAGACCTGGCCAG TGCCTGAACAACGCGCTGAAGGCGGAGGGATTCGAATCCTCCCTCAAGCTCCCGGACAAGGTGCTGACGTTCGTGCGGGACCACCCGCTGATGGAGAACAGCGTCACCGCCGCGCCGCTGCTGGTCCGCAAGGGGGTGAAATACACCAAGCTGGCCGTCACGCTGTcgggcggcgaggaggaggagcgccgggGGGCGGTACTGCACCTCGGAACAG ATCGTGGAGAGCTCCACCGGGTGGCAGTAGTGGGCCAGAACGCCACTTTACTGGAGGAGCGCGCCCTCTTCCCCTCTCCTGAGCCTGTCAACAACATATTACTGCACGAG agcTGGGCTCTGGTGGGCAGCCCCCTGTCCCTGGCTCGTATTCCAGCGGTGGGCTGCGCTCTCTACACCACCTGTGAGGTGTGTGCGCGAGCCCGAGGACTGGGCTGCGTGTGGAGCGCCACCGAGGAAGCCTGCAGGGAATCCCCGTTAGA TCCTGGTCCAGATGATTTTGTGGATGCTGCCTTGAGGAAGTGTCCTGCAGGTGAAg GGCGCTGCTCCCCGACCCCCAGGGTGCTGCGCGTTACCAGGGACATGCGGATCCTGCTGCCGTGCGTCCAGCTGTCGCCCCGGCCCTGCAGCTGGGAGTACCCCCCCCACAGACACACCCGGCAGCACCACTCCGACTTGGAGGTGACTGTCGGCGACGACAGCGTGGGAACCTACGTGTGCACGTGTCAG GAGGCGGGGCCAGACATCAGAGACCCCACCCCCTGCCGCAGGGCGGAGTATCAGCTGACCCTGGAAGATCCCGTTATCGGAGGGACCGGGTCGACGCCTGGAGGCCGCCACGTCCTCGCCATCTACATCGTGTTCTTCTTTGCCGGCTTAGTGCTCGGCGTGTTCCTCCTCTACTtcgtgaccaggcggcgttcgcTCGCTCGCCAGGGGCGTCACCTCCCGGACAACTCGCTGTCGTCAGAGAAGGGGCGGGACCTGCTGGGCTCCTCGGCCACGCCTCAGTCGCCCAGCAGCGCCAGCCTGCTGTCCGAGGGCTTCCGGCTCACGGAGAAACGCAACGggacctccaccaccaccaccacgctCCTCAGCAACCAGGGCAACGGCGGTCACCATAGCAACAGCTACAGCGGCTCCCTGATCCACAGCAACTCCAGCAACGGCCACGGAAACTCGCTGTACGGCAACTGCAACGCCGGCAGCGGCGGGCTGAAGTTCGCCTCGGAGATTCTGGCCGCGGACATGCTGGACGGAAGGACGGGGGAGCGAGAGAGGGCCAGGCCCGAGGGGGGCGAgcgggaggcgggggagggggacgAGGTGGACGAGGGCCTGGGGGACGGACTGAAGGTCCTGGACGAGGAGCTCGCCAGCTTCCCCATGTTCAAATCCCCGGCTCCGCTGGCAAAGTGTGAGGAAAGCTCAATATGA